The genome window AGTGATTACTATCGCTGCCTTCACTGTCACTATCACTGTCACTATCACTTCCATTGTTGTTGTCATTACCAGACTTGCTCTTGCTGTCACTCTCATCACTGCTGTCAGATGCACTGTCACTGCTGTCACTACTGTCACTGCTGTCACTGTCACTGCTGTCACTNNNNNNNNNNTCACTGCTGTCACTACTGTCACTGCTGTCACTGTCACTGCTGTCACTGTTACTGCTGTTGCTGCTGTCACTACTGTCTTTACTGTCTGATTTGCTGTCACTATCACTGCTGTCACTGCTGTCTGATTTGCTGTCACTGTCGCTACTATCTGATTTACTGTCACTGCTGTCACTACTGTCATCACTGCTGTCACTACTGTTGCTACTGTCACTGCTTTCACTGCTGTCACTACTGTCGTCACTGCTGTCACTACTGTCTGATTTACTTTCACTGCTGTTGCTACTGTCACTGCTATCACTGCTGTCACTGTTGTCACTACTGTCACTGCTATCAGATTTGCTGTCACTGCTGTCACTACTGTCTGATTTGCTGTCACTGCTGTCGCTGCTGTCACTGCTGTCACTACTGTCTGATTTACTGTCACTGCTGTCACTACTGtcactgctgttgctgctgtCACTGCTATTGCTACTGTCACTACTATCTGATTTACTGTCACTGCTGTCACTACTGTCTGATTTACTGTCACTGCTGTCACTGCTATTGCTACTGTCACTACTATCTGATTTGCTGTCACTACTGTCTGATTTGCTGTCACTGCTAtcactgctgttgctgctgtCACTGCTATTGCTACTGTCACTACTGTCTGATTTACTGTCACTGCTGTCACTATCTGATTTGCTGTCACTGCTGTCTGATTTGCTGTCACTGCTGTCACTATCACTGCTATCACTACTGTCGCTGCTATCACTGCTGTCTGATTTGCTGTCACTGCTAtcactgctgttgctgctgtCACTGCTATCACTACTGTCACTACTCTCTGATTTGCTGTCACTGCTGTCACTACTGTCTGACTTGCTGTCACTGCTGTCACTACTGtcactgctgttgctgctgtCACTACTGTCTGATTTGCTGTCACTACTGTCTGATTTGCTGTCACTACTGTCACTGCTATCACTACTGtcactgctgttgctgctgtCACTGCTATCACTACTGTCGCTACTGTCTGATTTGCTGTCACTGCTGTCACTACTGtcactgctgttgctgctgtCACTACTGTCACTGCTGTCGCTGCTGTCGCTACTGTCACTGCTGTCGCTGCTGTCACTACTGTCACTGCTGTCGCTGCTGTCGCTACTGTCACTGCTGTCACTACTGTCACTGCTGtcactgctgttgctgctgtCGCTGCTGTCACTGCTGTCGCTACTGTCACTGCTGTCACTGCTGTCGCTGCTGTCACTACTGTCACTGCTATCACTACTCTCACTGCTGTCACTGCTGTCGCTGCTGTCACTACTGTCTGATTTGCTGTCACTACTGTCTGATTTGCTGTCACTGCTGTCACTGCTGTCACTGCTATCACTACTGTCACTGCTGTCACTGCTATCGCTACTCTCACTGCTGTCACTGCTNNNNNNNNNNCTGTCACTGCTGTCACTGCTATCGCTACTCTCACTGCTGTCACTGCTATCGCTACTGTTGCTGCTGTCACTGCTGTCTGATTTATCTTTGCTGCTGTCTGATTTATCTTTGCTGCTGTCTGTTTTGCCATTGTCATTGCTCCCATTGATACCATTGCCATTACTGTCACTGTCATTAGTATCTGATGtgttatcattgtcatcatcatctccttctccttttgaGTCACTGTCATTGCCATTATCTTTTGATTCATCAGAGTCATGAGAAGCATCTCCTCGGCTACTGCTGTTATTGTCATCTTCAGAATTGTCATCGCCATTGTCCTCAGACTCATCACTGCTATTGGGATCATCTCCTTGCATGGATTCATCATCTAACTCATAACTGTCATGTCCATCGCTATTACTGTCACTACCTGTTTTGCTGTGTCCAACCTTATTTCCGGCTTCTAATTTCTCACCAGGTCCTTGTATGGTGTCAACCTCTCCTTGTGTCTTGACATTTCCTTTGCTTACGATCATTCCATG of Equus quagga isolate Etosha38 chromosome 3, UCLA_HA_Equagga_1.0, whole genome shotgun sequence contains these proteins:
- the DSPP gene encoding dentin sialophosphoprotein, with translation MKIIVCFCIWAAAWAIPVPQIKPLERRAVDKSVNLSLPAKLKLPIQDELNVNHTTKESGVPVHENERGQPQYTKDSYEGERNGSEWAEVGRKSSSTHSMLVNEEGNAGDQNAGTGNPETYGHDGIQGEEEGTTASGIRGRVSIIDNAGTANGSNISENTGKNSQNGAIGDASQSEDATFVQEDGHQVAGNSNSTGHEDGISGNSCGNEGDTGEITPQREGETIGNEGAGVTPWGSGAGNSEDAGLDNSDGSSSGNGADEDEDKGSGDNEDEETENGKEGTDSGSGQEAEVHGEEDDSDNSLGQNSISSEDDAPEGKEDPHDIDGDNTSKSEEASDGIPEDNDSPVIEDTQKPNHRENKVVENALTEVSQPSAIGKSQDKGIEIEGSRGDNRNNITKEGGKVNEDKESKRQHGMIVSKGNVKTQGEVDTIQGPGEKLEAGNKVGHSKTGSDSNSDGHDSYELDDESMQGDDPNSSDESEDNGDDNSEDDNNSSSRGDASHDSDESKDNGNDSDSKGEGDDDDNDNTSDTNDSDSNGNGINGSNDNGKTDSSKDKSDSSKDKSDSSDSSNSSDSSDSSESSDSSDSSDXXXXSSDSSESSDSSDSSDSSDSSDSSDSSDSKSDSSDSKSDSSDSSDSSDSSESSDSSDSSDSSDSSDSSDSSDSSDSSDSSNSSDSSDSSDSSDSSDSSDSSDSSDSSDSSDSSDSSDSSDSSDSSNSSDSSDSSDSKSDSSDSSDSSDSSNSSDSSDSSDSSDSKSDSSDSKSDSSDSSNSSDSSDSSDSKSDSSDSSDSKSESSDSSDSSDSSNSSDSSDSKSDSSDSSDSSDSSDSDSSDSKSDSSDSKSDSDSSDSKSDSSDSSNSSDSSNSSDSSDSKSDSSDSKSDSSDSSNSSDSSDSKSDSSDSSDSKSDSSDSSNSSDSSNSSDSSDSSDSKSDSSDSSDSSDSSDSKSDSSDSSDSKSDSSDSSDNSDSSDSSDSSNSSESKSDSSDSSDDSSDSSESSDSSNSSDSSDDSSDSSDSKSDSSDSDSKSDSSDSSDSDSKSDSKDSSDSSNSSNSDSSDSDSSDSSDSSXXXXSDSSDSDSSDSSDSSDSASDSSDESDSKSKSGNDNNNGSDSDSDSDSEGSDSNHSTSDD